In Oncorhynchus mykiss isolate Arlee chromosome 1, USDA_OmykA_1.1, whole genome shotgun sequence, the following proteins share a genomic window:
- the LOC110521107 gene encoding parathyroid hormone-related protein — protein sequence MLCPRGMFQQLSLVVFLLCSPVPLYGRPIDALTNRMRRSVSHAQLMHDKGRSLEEFKRRLWLQGLLDKVHTADSERAPPPQSRNNANGGHITFSGSALRPPKPPGGTKNLPLSFQQGGEVGNLPQETNKSVAYKDQPLKVSTKRKKKVKGERGRRRESEKRRRRARDTTLVMTWETHRESQRTLDRPHHVAFGWR from the exons ATGCTGTGTCCCAGAGGCATGTTCCAGCAGTTGAGTCTAGTTGTGTTCCTGCTGTGTTCCCCAGTGCCACTCTATGGGAGACCCATCGATGCTCTCACTAACAGAAT gAGGAGGTCAGTGAGTCACGCCCAGTTGATGCACGACAAGGGCCGGTCTCTGGAGGAGTTCAAGAGACGGCTCTGGCTCCAAGGGCTACTAGATAAAGTCCACACAGCCGACAGCGAGCGAGCCCCGCCTCCCCAGAGTAGGAACAACGCCAACGGGGGCCACATCACCTTCAGCGGGAGCGCCCTACGCCCCCCCAAACCCCCCGGAGGGACCAAGAACCTCCCTCTGAGTTTCCAGCAGGGAGGGGAGGTGGGCAACCTCCCCCAGGAGACCAACAAGTCTGTGGCCTACAAGGACCAGCCGCTGAAGGTGTCCACCAAGAGGAAAAAgaaggtgaagggagagagagggagacggagggagagcgagaagaggaGGCGGCGGGCTCGCGACACAACCCTTGTCATGACATGGGAGACACATAGGGAGTCACAGAGGACGCTAGACAGACCACATCATGTAGCCTTTGGGTGGCGCTGA